The Hevea brasiliensis isolate MT/VB/25A 57/8 chromosome 1, ASM3005281v1, whole genome shotgun sequence genome has a window encoding:
- the LOC110640335 gene encoding E3 ubiquitin-protein ligase RING1 has protein sequence MSSSGDTTADAAVAKPYFCYQCNCTVTITVSASSDPYCPLCHEGFLEEYENPSHDFNSQNPNPNQNPNPLSDPNFSFLDPVSTLLPLLFSSSTTIDLQNPNLFGNSRAASLDPDAFNPMDFLRNHLQNLHSGGARIQFVIDNHPSDPGLRLPTNIGDYFIGPGLEQLIQQLAENDPNRYGTPPASESAIVALPTIKITEELLNSEMNQCAVCKDEFEKGAEAKQMPCKHVYHNDCILPWLKMHNSCPVCRYELPTDNDADYESRTHGSRRSQGSNGAGSGGDNRTVERRFSVSLPWPFGRHGSSSDGGAGGQSSA, from the coding sequence ATGTCATCCTCTGGAGATACCACCGCCGACGCCGCTGTAGCGAAACCTTACTTCTGCTACCAATGCAACTGCACCGTCACCATAACAGTCTCTGCTTCCTCCGATCCTTATTGCCCTTTATGCCATGAGGGCTTCCTCGAAGAATATGAAAACCCTAGCCATGACTTCAATTCCCAAAACCCAAATCCCAATCAGAACCCGAATCCCTTATCTGACCCAAATTTCTCATTCCTGGATCCTGTCTCTACCCTATTGCCTCTTCTCTTCTCGTCTTCCACCACCATTGACTTGCAAAACCCTAATCTCTTTGGGAACTCACGAGCTGCTTCTCTTGATCCTGATGCATTCAATCCGATGGACTTTTTGCGAAACCATCTCCAGAACCTCCATTCCGGTGGTGCTCGCATCCAGTTTGTTATCGACAACCACCCGTCAGATCCAGGGCTTCGCCTGCCTACGAATATTGGGGACTACTTCATTGGACCGGGTCTGGAGCAACTGATTCAACAACTGGCAGAGAATGATCCAAACCGGTATGGGACACCGCCGGCATCAGAATCGGCTATTGTCGCATTGCCAACTATTAAAATCACTGAGGAGTTGTTGAATTCAGAAATGAATCAGTGTGCCGTTTGCAAAGACGAGTTTGAGAAGGGGGCTGAGGCGAAGCAAATGCCCTGTAAGCATGTGTATCATAACGATTGTATACTGCCATGGCTTAAAATGCATAATTCATGCCCTGTATGTCGGTATGAGTTGCCCACTGACAACGATGCTGATTATGAGAGTCGGACACATGGCTCCCGCCGGAGTCAAGGGAGCAATGGAGCAGGAAGTGGAGGGGACAATCGGACAGTGGAGAGGCGGTTTAGTGTTTCCCTTCCGTGGCCTTTTGGAAGACATGGGTCTAGCAGTGATGGTGGAGCTGGTGGTCAAAGTAGCGCTTAA